A stretch of the Streptomyces sp. WMMB303 genome encodes the following:
- a CDS encoding XRE family transcriptional regulator, translating into MSPNPPHDGAPGPEAGEAPAFAPRMRLLRRRSGLSLEASARRAGLSPAHLSRLETGKRQPSLPLLLTLARVYGTTVGELLGETTTAADAIVRGEETPTVDAGGWHYRQAGQAGRAMQALQVHVPRGPQRDLVRVHPGEEWIHVRRGALRLTLGQVTETLAAGDSAHFDSLTPHRLEAVSADGADLLFVHTLLQSPTAELCVTGSAGATAPGGTPRH; encoded by the coding sequence ATGAGTCCGAACCCTCCCCATGATGGGGCACCCGGGCCGGAGGCGGGAGAAGCGCCCGCGTTCGCGCCCCGCATGCGCCTGCTGAGGCGGCGCAGTGGGCTGAGCCTGGAGGCGTCGGCGCGCAGGGCGGGCCTCTCCCCCGCGCACCTCTCCCGGCTGGAGACCGGCAAGCGGCAGCCGTCGCTGCCGCTCCTGCTCACCCTCGCCCGCGTCTACGGCACGACCGTCGGTGAGCTGCTGGGCGAGACGACCACGGCCGCCGACGCGATCGTCCGGGGTGAGGAGACACCGACCGTCGACGCCGGGGGATGGCACTACCGGCAGGCGGGACAGGCCGGACGCGCGATGCAGGCCCTCCAGGTCCACGTGCCGCGCGGCCCACAGCGGGACCTCGTCCGCGTCCATCCGGGCGAGGAGTGGATCCATGTGCGCCGCGGCGCACTGCGGCTGACGCTCGGCCAGGTCACCGAGACGCTGGCGGCCGGGGACTCGGCGCACTTCGACTCGCTCACTCCGCACCGGCTGGAGGCCGTCTCGGCGGACGGCGCGGACCTGCTCTTCGTCCACACTCTCCTGCAGTCCCCCACCGCCGAACTGTGCGTGACCGGCTCAGCCGGTGCCACCGCGCCCGGCGGCACCCCGCGGCACTGA
- a CDS encoding DUF6126 family protein has product MTSHQQAPEPQSPSSAPASRQPPARRERRYEPGEERGDGRFPRGLALRLFVYVVAGHLLAGFLFLLFELGGGK; this is encoded by the coding sequence ATGACCTCCCACCAGCAGGCACCGGAACCGCAGTCCCCCTCGTCCGCGCCGGCCTCCCGGCAGCCGCCTGCCCGGCGCGAGCGCCGCTACGAACCGGGCGAGGAGCGCGGCGACGGCCGCTTCCCGCGCGGTCTGGCGCTGCGGCTGTTCGTGTACGTGGTGGCCGGTCATCTGCTGGCGGGGTTCCTGTTCCTCCTCTTCGAGCTGGGCGGCGGCAAGTAG